A stretch of Paracoccus sp. N5 DNA encodes these proteins:
- a CDS encoding phenylacetate--CoA ligase family protein, which produces MSFYDQLETRSPEARDRDLAAELPRAVARAQSAPGLAALLSGVDAPSVTGRAALARLPVLRKSELSAAQKAAPPFGGFTTRPAADFENIFQSPGPIYEPGRRDGDWWRLGRFLHAAGIGPGDILQNCFGYHLTPAGMMFESAARAVGAATLPAGTGQTELQVRAGVDIGTTAYAGTPDYLKIILDKAEELGERMRFSCAVVSGGALFPSLRQGYAERGIACTQCYATADLGLIAYESPALDGMIVDERVIVEIVRPGTGDPVPEGEVGEVLVTTLNPDYPLVRFATGDLSAVLPGTSPCGRTNMRIKGWMGRADQTTKIKGMFVRPEQVAALVARHAEITRARVVADRAGDMDVMTVLLETGAQDAARYEGTVLDTLKLRGRIELVAPGSLPNDGKVIEDRRSYD; this is translated from the coding sequence ATGAGCTTCTATGACCAGTTGGAAACCCGCAGCCCCGAGGCGCGGGACAGGGATCTGGCGGCCGAACTGCCGCGCGCCGTGGCCCGGGCGCAATCGGCGCCGGGCCTGGCCGCGTTGCTTTCCGGCGTCGATGCGCCATCGGTGACCGGTCGCGCGGCGCTGGCCCGGCTGCCGGTGCTGCGCAAGTCCGAGCTTTCGGCCGCGCAGAAGGCGGCGCCGCCCTTCGGCGGCTTCACCACCCGCCCGGCCGCGGATTTCGAGAACATCTTCCAGAGCCCCGGCCCGATCTATGAGCCGGGCCGCCGCGACGGCGACTGGTGGCGACTGGGCCGCTTCCTGCATGCCGCTGGCATCGGCCCGGGCGACATCCTGCAGAACTGCTTCGGCTATCACCTGACCCCGGCCGGGATGATGTTCGAAAGCGCCGCCCGCGCGGTCGGCGCCGCGACCCTGCCGGCCGGCACCGGCCAGACCGAACTCCAGGTCCGCGCCGGCGTCGATATCGGCACCACCGCCTATGCCGGGACGCCCGACTACCTGAAGATCATCCTCGACAAGGCCGAGGAGCTGGGCGAGCGCATGCGGTTCTCGTGCGCCGTGGTCTCGGGCGGGGCGCTGTTTCCCAGCCTGCGCCAAGGCTATGCCGAGCGCGGCATCGCCTGCACGCAATGCTATGCCACCGCCGACCTGGGGCTGATCGCCTATGAATCGCCGGCGCTCGACGGCATGATCGTGGACGAGCGCGTGATCGTCGAGATCGTCCGCCCCGGCACCGGCGACCCGGTCCCCGAGGGCGAGGTCGGCGAGGTTCTGGTCACCACGCTGAACCCCGATTACCCGCTGGTCCGCTTCGCCACCGGCGACCTTTCCGCGGTGCTGCCCGGCACCAGCCCTTGCGGTCGCACCAACATGCGCATCAAGGGCTGGATGGGCCGCGCCGACCAGACCACCAAGATCAAGGGCATGTTCGTGCGCCCCGAGCAGGTCGCGGCCCTGGTCGCCCGCCACGCCGAGATCACCCGCGCCCGGGTCGTGGCCGATCGCGCCGGCGACATGGACGTGATGACGGTGCTGCTCGAGACCGGCGCCCAGGACGCGGCGCGCTACGAGGGCACGGTCCTCGACACGCTGAAGCTGCGCGGCCGCATCGAGCTGGTCGCGCCGGGTTCGCTGCCGAACGACGGCAAGGTGATCGAGGACCGCCGCAGCTACGACTGA
- a CDS encoding DMT family transporter, which produces MPYLLLAGLVTLAGVCIAVQAPINAALGRGVQSPLAAAAISFGVGFSILALAAIGLGQGRAFLRAGSMEWWMWAGGALGAFYVWTMVWTLPRLGALTALCALALGQILAAIILDRTGAFGLPLREISLPRVLAALMVGGGLILSRF; this is translated from the coding sequence ATGCCATATCTGCTGCTCGCCGGGCTGGTGACGCTGGCCGGGGTCTGCATCGCGGTCCAGGCGCCGATCAACGCGGCGCTGGGGCGCGGCGTGCAAAGCCCGCTGGCGGCCGCCGCCATTTCTTTCGGGGTCGGCTTCAGCATCCTGGCGCTGGCCGCCATCGGCCTGGGGCAGGGGCGGGCCTTCCTGCGCGCCGGTTCGATGGAATGGTGGATGTGGGCCGGCGGCGCGCTCGGCGCCTTCTATGTCTGGACCATGGTCTGGACGCTGCCGCGGCTCGGTGCGCTGACGGCGCTTTGCGCGCTGGCGCTGGGCCAAATCCTCGCCGCCATCATCCTCGACCGCACCGGTGCCTTCGGCCTGCCGCTGCGCGAGATCTCGCTGCCGCGCGTGCTGGCGGCGCTGATGGTGGGCGGCGGCCTGATCCTGTCGCGCTTCTAG